In Colletotrichum destructivum chromosome 8, complete sequence, the following proteins share a genomic window:
- a CDS encoding Putative major facilitator superfamily, MFS transporter superfamily, with translation MATKTDSVAEGHPPGNSHADIEKQQALHQEHSHVLDDEKRPAAAAVDYSGAAAKTDPEEIRLVRKLDLWIMPTLWVMYWLNYLDRNAIALARLNGLEEQLGLTSVEYSTCVSILFVGYILGQIPSNMILTRVRPSWYMGGFMAAWAVVSALTAVVHDYTGLVLARFFLGVVEAPYYPGALYILSIFYTRKELATRISVLYSGNILATAFAGLIAAGVFHGLEGVSGLAGWRWLFVLQGAVTFAVALVACYTLPDEPLTTRWLSEAERRLAHARIARDTVGGRPPNSSGSSGSSTWAGLREAVVDPRVWVFVYMQHMHLATNGFKNFFPTIVETLGFGTTVTLVLTCPPYLIAGGLSIAWAWSSGRYNERTWHITIAKAVALFGFVLACATMNTGARYFAMVVFTIGTYGVNSILLGWVGSTCGQTKEKKASALAVVNTSASLSFIWTPYLWPKSDAPRYVIPMASSAAFCVACAAGAWLMRWMLVRENRRIRRSDQEATLFYAY, from the exons ATGGCGACCAAGACGGActccgtcgccgagggccaCCCGCCGGGAAACTCCCACGCCGACATCGAGAAGCAACAGGCGCTACACCAGGAGCACTCCCATGtcttggacgacgagaagaggcCTGCCGCGGCAGCGGTCGACTACTCCGGCGCTGCGGCCAAGACGGATCCCGAGGAGATCAGACTCGTGAGGAAGCTGGACCTCTGGATCATG CCAACTCTGTGGGTCATGTACTGGTTAAA CTATCTCGACCgcaacgccatcgccctcgcccgtctcAACGGActcgaggagcagctcggcctcACCAGCGTCGAGTACTCGACCTGCGTctccatcctcttcgtcggctACATCCTCGGCCAGATCCCCAGTAACATGATCCTCACCCGCGTCCGGCCCTCCTGGTACATGGGCGGCTTCATGGCCGCCTGGGCCGTCGTCAGCGCCctcaccgccgtcgtccacgaCTAcaccggcctcgtcctcgcccgcttcttcctcggcgtcgtcgaggccccCTACTACCCGGGCGCCCTCTACatcctctccatcttctACACCCGCAAGGAGCTCGCCACCCGCATCAGCGTGCTGTACTCGGGCAACATCCTCGCcaccgccttcgccggcctcatcgccgccggcgtcttccacgggctcgagggcgtctccggcctcgccggctgGCGCTGGCTGTTCGTGCTGCAAGGCGCCGTCaccttcgccgtcgccctcgtcgcgtGCTACACCCTCCCCGACGAGCCCTTGACGACGCGCTGGCTGAGCGAGGCGGAGCGGCGCCTTGCGCACGCCCGCATCGCGCGCGATACGGTCGGCGGGCGGCCCCCGAACAGCAGCGGTAGCAGCGGTAGCAGCACGTGGGCCGGGCtgcgcgaggccgtcgtcgacccgcGCGTGTGGGTGTTCGTCTACATGCAGCACATGCACCTGGCGACCAACGGCTTCAAGAACTTCTTCCCGACCATCGTCGAGACGCTGGGCTTCGGCACGACCGTCACGCTCGTCCTGACGTGCCCGCCGtacctcatcgccggcgggTTGTCGATCGCGTGGGCGTGGAGCTCCGGGCGGTACAACGAGCGGACGTGGcacatcaccatcgccaaAGCCGTCGCACTGTTCGGGTTCGTGCTGGCCTGCGCGACGATGAACACGGGGGCGAGGTATTTCGCCATGGTCGTCTTTACGATCGGGACGTACGGCGTGAACTCGAT CCTCCTCGGCTGGGTTGGCAGTACATGCGGAcagacgaaggagaagaaggcctcgGCTctggccgtcgtcaacaCGAGCGCCAGCCTCAGCTTTATTTGGACCCCT TACTTGTGGCCCAAGTCGGACGCGCCAAGATACGTGATCCCGATGGCAAGCAGCGCAGCTTTCTGCGTCGCGTGCGCGGCCGGCGCGTGGCTGATGCGGTGGATGCTGGTGAGGGAGAACAGGCGGATCCGGCGGAGCGACCAGGAGGCGACGTTGTTTTATGCGTATTAG
- a CDS encoding Putative acyclic terpene utilization yields MIEKPPIRIGNVSGATGDHPHAMARMVRSGNVHVVTGDWLSEMNIAWNAITRRDVDPGLGYEVGFYEQLEACLDDVMARGIRVVTNAGALNTAALFDKVRKLCESRGYPAGSVAAVLGDDVSGLLQRDRSSTRRRRYDDDDDDDSLTFPHLDHPHTTLDDWEFEPCCGNAYIGCWGIVEALRAGARIVVCGRCTDASPVMGAAAWYYGWRENQHQELAGALLAAHLIECGPYVVGANFSGFKDFLPELVDLAFPVAEIGRDGGCVIGKTAEGGGRVTRHTVTAQLLYELQGHLYLNPDVVADLSHVRVEEQHDGSGEDRVRVWGVKGLPPPPTTKVMFAAEGGYQAEATFYINGLDVEEKVAMMKNQLAHLFRDSNFSRLSIEQYGTPTRNPSSQQAGTVQLRVFAQARKKEDIAAVKFKVPIYAVRMQSYPGYHMSLDFRTMDPKRFMEIFPALMPQSAIDHRVLLGTGELVHIQPPSNTATYKVARPSSDTADPVDLVSLGPTEFAPLGSIVHARSGDKADNSNVGFFVRHEDEFPWLRTLLSVSRLKQLLGDDWYKSNPDRRVERVEFPGINAVHFRILDNLNGGIASSDRIDGLGKGIAEYLRSRYVEVPRVFLQRGRI; encoded by the exons ATGATCGAGAAACCGCCCATCCGGATCGGAAACGTCTCGGGCGCGACGGGCGACCACCCCCACGCTATGGCGCGCATGGTCCGCTCCGGCAACGTCCACGTCGTCACGGGCGACTGGCTCTCCGAGATGAACATCGCCTGGAACGCCATCACCCGGCGCGACGTCGACCCGGGCCTCGGCTACGAGGTCGGCTTCTacgagcagctcgaggcgtgcctcgacgacgtcatGGCCCGGGGGATCCGCGTCGTCaccaacgccggcgccctcaacaccgccgccctATTCGACAAGGTCAGGAAGCTCTGCGAGTCCAGAGGCTACCCAGCGggctccgtcgccgccgtcctcggggACGACGTTTCCGGCCTGTTGCAGCGGGAtcggtcgtcgacgaggcggcgaagatatgacgacgatgacgacgacgacagcctgACATTCCCGCACCTTGACCACCCGCACACGACGCTCGACGACTGGGAATTTGAGCCCTGCTGTGGCAACGCCTACATTGGGTGCTggggcatcgtcgaggccctAAGGGCGGGTGCGCGCATCGTCGTCTGTGGGCGGTGCACCGATGCGTCGCCCGTCATGGGAGCCGCGGCGTGGTACTACGGCTGGCGCGAGAACCAGCACCAGGAGCTCGCTGGcgcgctgctggcggcgcaCCTCATCGAGTGCGGGCCctacgtcgtcggcgccaacTTCTCCGGCTTCAAGGACTTCCTCCCGGAGCTGGTCGACCTCGCGTTTCCCGTCGCCGAGATTGGCCGCGACGGGGGCTGCGTCATcggcaagacggccgagggcggcgggcgtgtCACTCGGCATACGGTCACGGCGCAGCTTCTGTACGAGCTACAGGGCCATCTGTACCTCAACCCGGACGTGGTGGCGGACCTGTCGCACGTCCGTGTCGAGGAGCAACATGATGGCTCCGGGGAGGATCGAGTCCGCGTATGGGGCGTGAAGggtctgccgccgccgcccacgacAAAGGTCAtgttcgccgccgagggcgggtaccaggccgaggcgacgTTCTACAtcaacggcctcgacgtggaggagaaggtggccatgatgaagaaCCAGCTGGCCCACCTCTTCAGGGACAGCAACTTCAGCCGGCTCAGCATCGAGCAGTACGGCACGCCGACGCGGAACCCAAGCTCCCAACAGGCCGGCACCGTGCAGCTTCGGGTGTTCGCGCAGGcaaggaagaaggaggacatCGCGGCCGTCAAGTTCAAAGTGCCCATCTACGCCGTGCGGATGCAGAGCTACCCCGGCTACCACATGTCGCTGGACTTCCGGACCATGGACCCGAAACGGTTCATGGAGATCTTCCCGGCTCTGATGCCTCAGTCGGCCATCGATCACCGTGTGCTCTTGGGTACCGGTGAGCTGGTACACATCCAGCCGCCGAGCAACACAGCCACGTACAAGGTCGCTCGACCGTCCTCCGACACGGCGGACCCGGTCGACCTGGTATCGCTGGGTCCGACCGAGTTCGCGCCGCTAGGCAGCATCGTCCATGCGCGGTCCGGCGACAAGGCTGACAACTCCAACGTCGGTTTCTTCGTTCGCCACGAGGACGAGTTCCCCTGGCTGCGGACGCTGTTGTCGGTCTCTCGACTGAAACAGCTGCTGGGCGACGACTGGTACAAAAGCAATCCGGATCGGAGGGTGGAACGGGTTGAGTTCCCTGGCATCAACGCAGTGCACTT CCGCATCCTCGATAACTTGAATGGAGGCATCGCGTCTTCAGATCGAATAGACGGTCTCGGTAAGGGAATTGCAGAGTACCTACGGAGCCGGTACGTCGAGGTACCGAGGGTCTTTCTCCAGAGAGGGCGGATATGA
- a CDS encoding uncharacterized protein (Putative zn(2)Cys(6) fungal-type DNA-binding domain, transcription factor domain, fungi), with amino-acid sequence MPSGSISRTGACQRCHRRKVKCDRTRPSCAPCARVGVQCTYAAREHQIQLRRQDVERLEQHIRDLQAENDNLAGRLADVQHEQRRPQQSQQPQQSHQEQQPQQAGADDNNRLATPNTTSSLGLQSDDTQAPAESGEIASQVIHLSLNAGGGRDFVGSTSGLFLANLLQTHSQPVGPSHDAVGNLYSGSASRHRPRSGNPAPGGLSGLPTRSLTTEILDAYCSHDRLCYPFLSPKALDRALDAVYDARNPDPPDPVDGFLIDMALAIGTAQVYKLNWNGIWDAEVHYNRAMTRLGDVLSRGGITALQALLLICQYRMGTTSHDTSTSVWHLIGVAARTCFELGLHKASTYAPRPSRDGSEGDAASSAWREDVETKRRCFWSVVSMDRIASLILGRPLAIQLEDIDVELPHFDKPGSVPLHRSLSTAPLGSPEWHLGTSIFVHIVRYRLICGKILNLLHRSTSTNRESTGSYEDNRSSLVEELRSWRAETIDLPLIPADAPPLASPASRSSFRSAEWYDLLYHNGILMLFRPSSTLCDATGNSTVLQHMFDSSQEAINLYANLHRSRKINYSWVTLHSIFIAGLSYIYALRNHLQHAQNRNVSGMNPPRATLRTTPTISQVVNDTRACSKVLVAVSERWAMARNCSEVFDRLSDAVVADIVEAQTGQASLSSGPSYPVQSTGETQEHLQSPADMNMPDAMYGQSSHNFVNMTVDETLRDCFGDLQSICYDQYHSDAIAQLSQDWLFGMGETPSRYF; translated from the coding sequence ATGCCGTCAGGCTCCATCAGCCGGACCGGCGCATGCCAGcgctgccaccgccgaaAGGTCAAATGCGACCGCACACGGCCGTCCTGCGCGCCATGCGCGAGGGTCGGCGTCCAGTGCACGTACGCTGCGAGGGAGCACCAGATACAGCTTCGCCGGCAGGACGTCGAGAGACTCGAGCAACACATACGGGACTTGCAGGCCGAGAACGACAACCTAGCCGGGAGACTGGCCGATGTCCAACATGAACAACGACGTCCGCAGCAATCACAACAACCACAGCAATCTCACCAAGAGCAGCAACCACAGCAAGCCGGCGCtgacgacaacaacagactGGCTACCCCGAATACGACGTCAAGCCTGGGTCTACAGTCCGACGACACCCAGGCACCGGCCGAGAGCGGGGAGATCGCCAGCCAGGTCATCCATCTTTCACTCAACGCCGGGGGAGGTCGGGACTTTGTCGGTTCCACGAGCGGCCTGTTCCTCGCCAACTTGCTGCAAACCCATAGCCAGCCTGTCGGGCCCTCTCACGACGCCGTTGGCAATCTTTATTCCGGCTCCGCgtctcggcatcgacccCGGTCGGGAAACCCAGCACCCGGTGGGCTCTCAGGCCTACCGACGAGAAGCCTCACGACAGAGATTCTGGACGCATATTGCAGTCATGACCGGCTCTGTTATCCATTCCTGTCTCCAAAAGCACTGGATCGGGCCCTGGACGCCGTCTACGACGCTAGGAACCCGGATCCGCCGGACCCTGTGGATGGATTCCTGATCGACATGGCCCTTGCCATAGGCACGGCGCAGGTATACAAGCTGAACTGGAACGGCATCTGGGACGCCGAGGTCCACTACAACCGCGCCATGACGCGCCTTGGCGACGTACTCTCGCGGGGAGGCATCACTGCGCTGCAGGCCTTGCTCCTCATTTGCCAGTACAGGATGGGCACCACCTCACATGACACGAGCACCAGTGTCTGGCACCTCATCGGCGTGGCCGCGAGGACGTGTTTCGAGCTCGGTCTGCACAAGGCATCAACGTACGCCCCTCGTCCGTCCCGTGACGGCAGCGAGGGAGATGCTGCCTCGTCCGCGTGGCGGGAGGACGTGGAGACCAAGCGGCGATGTTTTTGGAGCGTGGTGTCCATGGATCGCATTGCCAgcctcatcctcggccgACCTTTGGCCATCCAGCTGGAGGACATCGATGTCGAGCTCCCCCATTTCGATAAGCCTGGTTCGGTCCCGCTTCACCGATCCTTATCGACTGCGCCCTTGGGCTCTCCAGAGTGGCATCTCGGGACCTCGATATTTGTCCACATCGTGCGGTACAGGCTGATTTGTGGCAAGATTCTGAACCTCTTACACCGGAGCACTAGCACGAACCGCGAGTCTACCGGTTCTTACGAGGACAACAGGAGCTCGCTGGTTGAGGAGCTCCGGTCCTGGCGCGCAGAAACAATAGACCTTCCACTGATCCCGGCCGATGCACCACCGCTCGCATCCCCGGCGAGTAGGTCCAGCTTTCGCTCGGCCGAGTGGTACGACCTGCTCTACCACAACGGGATCCTGATGCTGTTCCgcccgtcctcgacgctcTGCGATGCGACTGGAAACAGCACCGTGCTGCAGCACATGTTTGACTCGTCGCAGGAGGCCATCAACCTCTACGCCAACCTGCACCGCTCGCGAAAGATCAACTACTCCTGGGTGACGTTGCACTCCATATTCATTGCCGGACTCTCCTACATCTACGCTCTGCGGAATCACTTGCAACACGCACAGAACCGGAACGTCTCGGGCATGAACCCGCCCAGGGCCACTCTGCGAACGACGCCGACCATCAGCCAGGTGGTCAACGACACCCGCGCCTGCTCAAAGGTCTTGGTTGCCGTGTCCGAGAGATGGGCAATGGCGCGAAACTGCTCCGAGGTGTTTGACCGCCTCAGcgatgctgttgttgctgataTTGTCGAGGCCCAGACCGGCCAGGCCTCATTATCTTCCGGTCCCTCGTACCCAGTCCAGTCCACGGGAGAGACCCAAGAACATCTGCAATCGCCCGCGGACATGAACATGCCGGACGCCATGTATGGACAGTCCAGCCACAATTTTGTCAACATGACGGTCGACGAGACCCTGCGAGACTGCTTCGGTGACCTGCAGAGCATCTGCTACGACCAGTATCACAGCGATGCCATTGCTCAGCTTTCTCAGGATTGGCTCTTCGGAATGGGGGAGACCCCAAGCCGGTACTTTTGA
- a CDS encoding Putative PA domain, peptidase M28, PA domain superfamily: protein MAGARRLQLAGLALLGGASALQLQMQVADQQAPLIADAASVLSTPPPSTAAASASKKPLVETEALQDTISADNLLVRAKELYEIAKLGEEEFNHPTRVIGSDGHTGTLEYIYFNLAKLGDYYKIWNQTFPAVSGNVYESRLVIGDQVPKSASPMALTPPTKDKEPVHGDLVYVENDGCDASDYPSGVSGNIAFIRRGTCSFGTKSEQAGKAGAVAAVVYNYESETVHGTLGTPSPNHVATFGLGGDDAKPILEKLRKGDKVDAIAYIDAVVSTILTTNILAQTLEGDQDNCVMLGGHSDSVTDGPGINDDGSGSLSLLEIATQLTKFRVNNCVRFAWWAGEEEGLLGSDYYVSVLSPEENQKIRLFMDYDMLGSPNYAYQIYNATNAVNPTGSEELRDLYVDWYKAHDLAYTFIPFDGRSDYDAFIRNGIPGGGIATGAEGVKTKEEAKLFGGKAGDWYDPCYHQLCDDVSNVNLTAWEINTKLVSHSVATYAVSFKGFPERTKASAASLYAKDTKYHGSKLFI from the exons ATGgctggagctcgtcgacttcAATTGGCCGGATTGGCCCTGCTTGGTGGCGCGTCCGCTCTGCAGCTGCAGATGCAGGTCGCGGATCAACAAGCGCCGCTGATTGCCGACGCGGCGTCTGTCCTctcaacgccgcctccgtcgaccgcggcggcctcggcctccaagAAGCCCTTGGTCGAGACCGAGGCTCTCCAGGACACCATCAGCGCCGATAACCTGCTTGTGCGCGCGAAAGAGCTGTACGAGATCGCCAAGCTCGGAGAGGAGGAGTTCAACCATCCCACTCGCGTCATTGGCAGCGATG GCCACACCGGAACGCTGGAGTACATCTACTTTAACCTCGCCAAGCTGGGCGATTACTACAAGATCTGGAATCAGACGTTccccgccgtctcgggcaACGTTTACGAGTCTcgcctcgtcatcggcgaccAGGTGCCCAAGTCGGCCTCGCCCATGGCCctgacgccgccgaccaaggacaaggagccTGTGCACGGCGATCTGGTCTACGTCGAGAACGATGGCTGCGATGCCTCGGACTACCCCTCAGGAGTGAGCGGCAACATTGCCTTCATCCGCCGTGGCACTTGCTCATTCGGCACCAAGagcgagcaggccggcaAGGCCGGTGCTGTGGCAGCCGTCGTCTACAACTACGAGAGTGAGACGGTCCACGGCACGCTGGgaaccccttcccccaaCCACGTGGCGAcctttggcctcggcggcgacgacgccaagcccattctcgagaagctccgcaagggcgacaaggtcgacgccatcgcctaTATCGACGCCGTCGTTAGCACGATCCTGACGACCAACATCCTGGCCCAGacgctcgagggcgaccagGACAACTGCGTCATGCTCGGCGGCCACAGCGACAGCGTCACCGACGGCCCCGGCATCAATGACGACGGCTCGGGCAGCCTGAGTCTCCTGGAGATTGCCACTCAGCTGACCAAGTTCCGCGTCAACAACTGCGTTCGCTTCGCTTGgtgggcgggcgaggaggagggcctcCTGGGCTCCGACTATTACGTCTCGGTGCTGTCCCCCGAGGAGAACCAGAAGATCCGGCTCTTCATGGACTACGACATGCTCGGCAGCCCCAACTATGCGTACCAGATCTACAACGCGaccaacgccgtcaaccCCACGGGTTCGGAGGAGCTGCGCGACCTGTACGTCGACTGGTACAAGGCCCACGACCTTGCCTACACCTTTATTCCCTTTGACGGCCGCAGCGACTACGACGCTTTCATCCGCAACGGCATTCCCGGCGGTGGAATCGCTaccggcgccgagggcgtcaagaccaaggaggaggccaagctgTTCGGCGGCAAGGCGGGTGACTGGTACGACCCATGCTACCACCAGCTCTGCGACGATGTCAGCAACGTCAACCTGACTGCATGGGAGATCAACACAAAG CTGGTTTCCCACTCGGTCGCCACGTATGCCGTGTCGTTCAAGGGCTTTCCCGAGCGGACCAAGGCGTCTGCTGCTTCTTTGTATGCGAAGGACACCAAGTACCATGGCAGCAAGCTCTTCATCTAG
- a CDS encoding Putative zinc/iron permease, whose protein sequence is MGDTPPASGVWPRDAASWASIPTEFLLAELSKRHGHAGADADAANANATKPQCGSSRKESYDTPLHIGALILILALSTIACGIPLLPRRTSKGRPQSIILFYCQHFGTGVLLATSFVHLLPTAFTSLTDPCLPSVFNRGYPQMAGLVAMVAALSVVALESYLATRGAGHSHSHSHEYEYWDEEDNAQHSPELDTHAAGSMASHRHGSHRPEDINLDNMESTQSLMAGASPLPSSTPTQAKATHGLANDRDSFDDDASDIDLDVNELDPVVADGPRRRSSPGSRPKIVVTPGAGAGAGAPQVVTEEEQAKLLRQCLLLEGGILFHSVFIGMAISVATGPTFIVFLIAISFHQTFEGLALGSRIAAIQLPRSSVRPWLMVLAFGGTTPLGQLIGLIVHNLYDPMSQTGLLMVGFMNSISAGLLLFAGLVQLLAEDFLSEKSYKTLVGRKRLKAYLAVVGGASLMALVGAFA, encoded by the exons ATGGGTGATACACCACCAGCTTCGGGAGTGTGGCCACGAG ATGCCGcctcctgggcctcgatACCGACCGAATTCCTCCTTGCCGAGCTCTCGAAGCGACACGGCCATGCGGGCGCCGACGCAGAtgccgccaacgccaacgccaccaAGCCCCAGTGCGGCTCCTCGCGAAAAGAATCCTACGATACGCCGTTGCACATTGGCGCCCTGATTCTGATATTGGCATTGAGTACAATCG CTTGCGGCATCCCCCTGCTCCCCCGAAGGACTTCCAAGGGCCGACCCCAGAGTATCATCCTCTTCTACTGCCAACACTTCGGCACTGGCGTCCTTCTCGCCACGTCCTtcgtccatcttcttccgACGGCCTTCACCTCTCTTACTGATCCATGTCTCCCCTCCGTCTTCAACAGAGGCTACCCCCAGATGGCCGGCTTGGTCGCCATGGTCGCCGCCCTGTCCGTCGTCGCACTCGAGTCCTACCTGGCAACCCGGGGTGCCGGCCACTCCCACTCGCATTCGCACGAGTACGAATActgggacgaggaggacaaCGCGCAGCACTCCCCCGAACTAGACACCCACGCGGCGGGGAGCATGGCCTCGCACAGGCACGGCTCCCACCGGCCCGAAGACATCAATCTCGATAACATGGAGTCCACCCAGAGCCTGATGGCCGGCGCCTCGCccttgcccagctcgacgccgacgcaaGCCAAGGCCACTCACGGTCTCGCAAACGACCGCGAcagcttcgacgacgacgcctccgacatcgacctcgacgtcaatGAACTGGACCCCGTTGTCGCCGACGGACCCCGCCGACGAAGCTCGCCCGGCAGCCGACCCAAGATCGTCGTGAcgccgggcgcgggcgcgggtgCGGGCGCGCCTCAGGTCGTTACGGAAGAGGAGCAGGCCAAGCTTCTCCGCCAgtgcctcctcctcgagggcggcatcctcTTCCACAGCGTCTTCATCGGCATGGCCATCTCGGTCGCCACGGGCCCGACTTTtatcgtcttcctcatcgccatTAGCTTCCACCAGACGTTCGAGGggctcgccctcggcagccGTATTGCCGCCATCCAGCTACCCCGGTCGTCGGTTCGCCCTTGGCTCATGGTCCTCGCGTTCGGCGGCACGACGCCGCTCGGCCAGCTCATCGGCCTAATCGTGCATAACCTGTACGACCCCATGAGCCAGACGGGGCTGCTGATGGTGGGGTTCATGAACTCCATCTCGGCGGGGTTGCTCCTCTTCGCGGGGCTGGTCCagctgctggcggaggaTTTTCTCTCAGAAAAAAGCTACAAGACTCTTGTGGGCAGAAAGCGACTCAAGGCCTACCTGGCGGTCGTTGGCGGAGCGTCGCTCATGGCGCTGGTAGGGGCGTTTGCTTAG
- a CDS encoding Putative RNA polymerase Rpc34, winged helix-like DNA-binding domain superfamily, whose product MAPTPPAASPSAATTSSTDSKMEVWKETLYDHFQKAGDEDQLFTQYDILDFDVIPNRDTVTLLKVLQSLTNDRLLIAVSSQTGLAWRWRSVEDAEKYKLCSTDEQRMVYGAIDEAGGDGIWSKSIQNRLNMHDSVLKTALKQLQGKGLIAPFKNVEHPNKRMFIKASMRPSERATGGPWFTDSALDEAFIEELQRVIFDYIKKKSTYLSTGSSGTRTAVPKKGVLKGGLDAKGKKRGASEMSGVDDEAGTKSAVLAVQPPKKVPVNLPLPAGFKEYPTVREIARFISQSGITSDTILGEEDMQKLIDVLVFDGLIEPIRISGHLGYRVTRAPRQSTTNWAARQGGGPDEGGPEPFVNGYTEAPCGRCPVFDLCEEGGPVSASNCVYFNRWLGLE is encoded by the exons atggctcCAACACCCCCcgcggcctcgccctcggcggccacgacCTCGAGCACCGACTCCAAGATGGAGGTGTGGAAGGAGACGCTGTACGACCACTTCCAaaaggccggcgacgaggaccagCTCTTCACCCAGTACGACATCCTCGATTTCGACGTCATCCCGAACCGCGACACCGTCACCCTCCTCAAGGTCCTCCAAAGCCTCACCAATGACcgcctcctcatcgccgtctcctcccagACCGGCCTCGCCTGGCGATGGCGTTCCGTCGAAGATGCCGAAAA ATACAAGCTCTGCTCAACCGACGAACAGCGCATGGTCTACGGCGCaatcgacgaggccggcggcgacggcatctgGTCCAAATCCATCCAGAACCGCCTCAACATGCACGACTCGGTCCTCAAGACGGCCCTCAAGCAGCTCCAGGGCAAGGGCCTCATCGCCCCCTTCAAGAACGTCGAGCACCCCAACAAGCGCATGTTCATCAAGGCCTCCATGCGGCCTTCGGAGCGCGCCACCGGCGGGCCCTGGTTCACCGACTCGGCACTCGACGAGGCCTTTATCGAGGAGCTGCAGCGCGTCATCTTCGACTacatcaagaagaagagcacgTACCTGAGCACCGGCTCCTCCGGGACCCGCACAGCCGTGCCCAAGAAGGGCGTCCTGAagggcggcctggacgcAAAGGGCAAGAAGCGCGGGGCCTCCGAGATgtcgggcgtcgacgacgaggccggtACAAAGAGCGCCGTTCTCGCCGTTCAGCCTCCTAAAAAGGTGCCCGTAAACCTGCCCCTGCCCGCCGGCTTCAAGGAGTACCCGACCGTGCGCGAGATCGCCCGCTTCATCTCCCAGTCCGGCATCACTTCGGacaccatcctcggcgaggaagacatGCAGAAGCTCATCGACGTGCTCGTCTTTGACGGCCTCATCGAGCCCATCCGCATCTCGGGTCACCTGGGCTACAGGGTCACCCGCGCGCCCCGGCAGAGCACAACCAACTGGGCTGCGAGACAGGGCGGCGGGCCCGACGAGGGCGGGCCGGAGCCCTTCGTCAATGGCTACACCGAGGCTCCCTGCGGTCGGTGCCCCGTCTTCGACCTCtgcgaggagggcggccCGGTGAGCGCGAGCAACTGCGTCTATTTCAACCGGTGGCTGGGTCTAGAATGA